One genomic window of Bradyrhizobium sp. CCGE-LA001 includes the following:
- a CDS encoding DUF6111 family protein, translating into MIRPILTEIGIFLIPFAVYALFLAASRSGLFARSSWPVYIVARLALVALVLVIAGMIGMAHYGAGPDSTYVPAHVENGKFVPQK; encoded by the coding sequence ATGATCCGACCGATTCTCACCGAGATCGGAATTTTCCTCATTCCCTTCGCCGTCTATGCGCTGTTTCTGGCCGCGAGCCGGTCCGGCCTGTTCGCGCGATCGTCCTGGCCGGTCTACATCGTCGCGCGCCTCGCTCTGGTCGCGCTGGTGCTGGTGATCGCGGGGATGATCGGCATGGCGCATTATGGCGCCGGGCCGGATTCGACCTACGTTCCCGCGCATGTCGAAAATGGCAAGTTCGTGCCGCAGAAATAA
- a CDS encoding CoA pyrophosphatase, which produces MNKPIPKNDPAVIGAADFFARSKARLGFDVPPGLYDPNIIPASGDPGTDKMLEIIAREQPVRPAAVLIAVVDHPEPTILLTQRSAHLNDHAGQIAFPGGKIDATDSSPLDAALREAEEEVGLSRNFVEPIGYLDLYGTAFGFRILPTVARVKPGFELTINQSEVDDAFEVPLSFLMNPVNHQVHSKEFRGMARSYYAMPFAERYIWGATAGMLRVLYERIYSS; this is translated from the coding sequence TTGAACAAGCCTATCCCGAAGAACGATCCGGCCGTGATTGGCGCGGCGGATTTCTTTGCCCGCTCGAAGGCGAGGCTCGGCTTCGACGTGCCGCCCGGCCTCTACGATCCCAACATCATTCCCGCGTCGGGCGATCCCGGCACCGACAAGATGCTCGAGATCATCGCGCGCGAGCAGCCGGTGCGCCCCGCAGCGGTCCTGATCGCAGTGGTCGATCATCCGGAGCCGACCATCCTGTTGACGCAGCGCTCGGCGCATCTCAACGACCATGCCGGCCAGATCGCCTTTCCCGGCGGCAAGATCGACGCGACCGATTCCTCGCCGCTCGATGCGGCGCTGCGCGAGGCGGAGGAGGAGGTCGGGCTGTCGAGGAATTTCGTCGAGCCGATCGGCTATCTCGATCTCTACGGCACGGCCTTCGGCTTCCGCATCCTGCCGACGGTCGCGAGGGTCAAGCCGGGCTTCGAACTCACGATCAACCAGTCCGAGGTTGACGACGCCTTCGAGGTGCCGCTGTCCTTCCTGATGAACCCGGTGAACCACCAGGTGCACAGCAAGGAATTCCGCGGCATGGCGCGGTCGTACTACGCGATGCCGTTCGCGGAACGCTACATCTGGGGGGCGACGGCCGGTATGCTGCGCGTGCTTTATGAGCGGATCTATTCATCATGA
- a CDS encoding DUF1285 domain-containing protein has protein sequence MANQGQSADRGLDGLTAAAKSAASAEGAKKDLPPVHLWNPPFCGDLDIRIASDGTWFYMGTPIGRHALVRLFSTILKREGDKHFLVTPVEKVGIRVDDAPFMAVEMLSHGEGRDRVLSFRTNVDDWVTCDAAHRLRFEEAKDGGLMPYLHVRADLWAKVTRALYYDLVDMGEERMVDGQPMFGVESSGEFFAMANAEQVRAAL, from the coding sequence ATGGCGAACCAAGGGCAGAGCGCCGATCGCGGTCTCGACGGGCTGACTGCCGCCGCCAAAAGTGCTGCCAGTGCCGAAGGCGCCAAAAAGGACCTGCCTCCGGTGCATCTGTGGAATCCGCCGTTTTGCGGCGATCTCGATATCCGAATCGCCTCCGATGGTACTTGGTTCTACATGGGGACACCAATCGGCCGTCATGCGCTGGTCCGCCTGTTCTCGACCATCCTCAAGCGTGAGGGCGACAAGCATTTCCTGGTGACGCCGGTGGAGAAGGTCGGCATTCGCGTCGACGACGCGCCGTTCATGGCCGTCGAGATGCTCAGTCACGGCGAGGGCCGCGATCGCGTGCTGAGCTTCCGCACCAATGTCGACGACTGGGTCACCTGCGATGCCGCGCACCGGTTGCGCTTCGAAGAGGCCAAGGACGGCGGGTTGATGCCGTATTTGCACGTCCGCGCCGACCTCTGGGCCAAGGTGACCCGCGCGCTCTATTACGATCTGGTTGACATGGGCGAGGAGCGGATGGTCGATGGCCAGCCGATGTTCGGCGTCGAATCATCAGGAGAATTCTTCGCCATGGCCAATGCGGAGCAGGTGAGGGCCGCGCTTTGA